The Alteribacter keqinensis genomic sequence ATGGGCGATCGTTTATCGGCCGGATCCTAAAAGGTGTGAGTTTAAAAGATGGCATTGACTCCTCAATTAAAGCGATCCAAACGTCGTACCAAGGAAAAGCGAATAATGCCTTAATAGCCGCACTAAAAGACCTTCATTTGCAATACGAGCAAATAAAATCAAGGTAATAATTCTAAATAATCTAACAATTTGTTGACTTTACTCCCTTTTTTCATTACACTGTTAATAGATGAAACATTGCCGTTGGGAATTTGCCTTTCCAATCTCGCAATCATCCTCAATCTACGCTGAATTAAATAATAACGATAACTGTATCATTTACAATGACTCTATCCACAATAGAGCAGGAATGTAAATATAGCCGGTTATATTATGAGTGTTTTCATAATATAGCTGGCTATTTTTGTTTCGTTGTTTTCGCATAAAGGTTGTTTTAAACAAAGATAATGGAGTGAAGGGCGGCGACTCCAGAGGGAATAGCATCCACTGAAGACCCCGCAGGGCGTTTTTCCCAAAGAGGCTGAAGTGATGCCTGCAGAAAGCGTCCGCCTGTAGCGCAATTATCCCTTGTGAGAAAAACAATCGTTACGAGGAGAGCGTTTCATTTTAACTGTGGACAATCCAAATTTTCGAGGAGGATGAAACATGAGTGTTGTAAAAACAAACGAAGGCAAAGTAGTAGAAAAAACGGATTATTTTGAGGTATCGGAGCACCCCCAAAGCAAAAGGCT encodes the following:
- a CDS encoding DUF3870 domain-containing protein, encoding MTKPNIVFIAGHARLPQGMAAKSIFDTLTITAEVETTYGVILEASCTLATDHGRSFIGRILKGVSLKDGIDSSIKAIQTSYQGKANNALIAALKDLHLQYEQIKSR